gcaataaGATGCTGGGAGATGAGTTTGGAACTGCTTCAAATATCAAAAGCAGGGTGAACCGGCAGTGTTGGGTGCCATTACTTCTACTCAACAGAGGTTGAGACTGTATAATAAGGTTCCTCCAAATGGTTTGGTTCTTTATACTGGCACCATTATCACTGAAGATGGCAAGGAAAAAAAGGTGACAATTGATTTCGAACCTTTCAAGCCTATCAATGCATCACTTTACCTCTGTGACAACAAGTTTCACACAGAAGCTCTAAATGAACTTTTAGAATCGGATGACAAGTTTGGTTTTATTATTATGGATGGAAACGGCACCCTTTTTGGGACATTGACCGGAAACACTCGTGAGGTGCTTCATAAATTTACTGTTGATCTCCCAAAGAAGCATGGCCGAGGAGGGCAGTCAGCATTGCGTTTTGCTCGTCTTCGCATGGAAAAGTGGCACAACTATGTAAGGAAGACTGCAGAACTTGCTACTCAGTTTTTCATCAATCCTGCTACGAGTCAACCTAATGTTTCTGGACTTATACTTGCTGGTTCAGCTGACTTCAAGACTGAGCTGAGCCAGTCAGATATGTTTGATCCTCGTTTGCAAGCAAAAATATTGAATGTGGTTGATGTTTCCTATGGTGGGGAAAATGGCTTTAACCAAGCTATTGAGTTATCGGCGGAGATGTTATCTAATGTAAAGTTCATTCAGGAGAAACGCTTGATCGGAAAATACTTCGAAGAGATCAGCCAG
The Glycine max cultivar Williams 82 chromosome 16, Glycine_max_v4.0, whole genome shotgun sequence genome window above contains:
- the LOC106796341 gene encoding LOW QUALITY PROTEIN: eukaryotic peptide chain release factor subunit 1-3 (The sequence of the model RefSeq protein was modified relative to this genomic sequence to represent the inferred CDS: inserted 1 base in 1 codon), with protein sequence MLGDEFGTASNIKSRVNRQXLGAITSTQQRLRLYNKVPPNGLVLYTGTIITEDGKEKKVTIDFEPFKPINASLYLCDNKFHTEALNELLESDDKFGFIIMDGNGTLFGTLTGNTREVLHKFTVDLPKKHGRGGQSALRFARLRMEKWHNYVRKTAELATQFFINPATSQPNVSGLILAGSADFKTELSQSDMFDPRLQAKILNVVDVSYGGENGFNQAIELSAEMLSNVKFIQEKRLIGKYFEEISQDTGKYVFGVEDTLKALEMGAVETLIVWENLDINRYVLKNSSTGEIVIKHLNKYQEANQSNFRDSATSAELEVQEKMPLLEWFASEYKKFGCSLEFVTNKSQEGSQFCRGFGGIGGTLRYQLDIRSFDELSDDGEVYEDSD